One Nicotiana tomentosiformis chromosome 4, ASM39032v3, whole genome shotgun sequence genomic window carries:
- the LOC104108639 gene encoding wall-associated receptor kinase-like 14 has protein sequence MCFHYFISSPSTFHQFSSIFKLFILLIISSPPFVTCAVKMNLSPYVRTRRILCLSIFIISSNLVLGSTNCTHSCGKNILQYPFGFSSGCPIQLSCTSNGAMVINKFPVQAITSETILINLLANCSRPFAAIHNLFSSNYAPTSRNGILFQNCSFSQSSCLIPSTMIQTHFELLDCGKENMICYSEPNSENNFIDLRNLSRTGCHSLFSAISVESTLNSSAVSLDVQVVQLGWWLKGHCQCSSNANCTKISSPIDGKLGYRCQCSEGFVGDGFLAGSGCRKDDTTCNPSNYLSGKCGGTTRVGVLVGGIAAGASLMVSVGLICCFIRRRLNYQNRSRRSRELCETTGITIPVYPYKEMEKATDFFSEKRRLGNGAYGTVYSGKLQSDNWVAIKRIMNRHTDSIEQVINEIKLLSSVNHPNLVRLLGCCIEKGEQILVYEFMPNGTLSQHLQREKGNALPWPVRLTIAAETAQAIAYLHNAMHPPIYHRDVKSSNILLDYNYKSKVADFGLSRLGIIESSHISTAPQGTPGYLDPQYHQNFQLSDKSDVYSFGVVLAEIITGLKAVDFARPQDEINLAALAIDRIGKGNLDEVIDPSIEPHMDAWTLSSVHKVAELAFRCLAFHRDMRPSMMEVAIELEQLRLSKWAISEDNITASSEGSSISSASDVSEKPLNLSIKKREIDIKANIFLTEKIKDYSPVSVQDPWKSEQSSPSCNSLLNHIVK, from the exons ATGTGTTTTCATTACTTTATTTCTTCCCCTTCCACTTTCCATCAGTTCTCATcaattttcaaactattcattcTTCTTATTATTTCTTCTCCTCCCTTTGTCACATGTGCTGTGAAAATGAATTTATCTCCCTATGTTAGAACAAGAAGAATTCTATGTTTGTCTATATTTATTATTTCATCAAATTTAGTTCTTGGATCAACCAATTGTACACATTCATGTGGCAAAAATATTCTTCAATATCCTTTTGGTTTCTCTTCAGGCTGTCCAATTCAATTGAGTTGTACCTCAAATGGGGCAATGGTCATTAACAAATTCCCAGTTCAGGCCATAACTTCTGAAACCATTTTAATTAATCTTTTAGCCAATTGTAGCCGTCCATTTGCTGCAATTCACAATCTTTTTAGCTCAAATTACGCACCCACTTCACGTAATGGAATACTTTTCCAAAACTGCAGTTTTTCGCAGTCTAGTTGTTTGATACCTTCTACTATGATTCAAACTCATTTTGAGCTTCTTGATTGTGGGAAAGAAAATATGATTTGTTATTCTGAACCAAATAGTGAGAATAATTTTATTGACTTGAGGAATTTGTCAAGAACAGGGTGCCACTCTTTGTTTTCTGCAATATCTGTGGAGTCAACGTTGAATAGCTCGGCAGTTTCTTTGGATGTTCAAGTGGTTCAATTGGGGTGGTGGCTTAAAGGACATTGTCAGTGCTCTTCTAATGCAAATTGTACTAAAATCTCGTCACCTATTGATGGGAAATTGGGATATAGGTGCCAGTGCTCGGAAGGTTTCGTTGGAGATGGTTTCTTAGCTGGCTCCGGCTGCCGGAAAG ATGACACAACATGCAATCCTTCAAATTACCTTTCAGGCAAATGTGGAGGAACCACCAGAGTTGGCGTACTTGTTGGAG GTATTGCAGCAGGTGCTTCATTAATGGTTAGTGTAGGCCTAATATGTTGCTTTATTCGACGAAGATTGAATTACCAAAACAGAAGCAGAAGAAGCCGCGAGTTATGTGAAACAACAGGGATCACTATCCCGGTTTATCCATATAAAGAAATGGAAAAGGCAACCGATTTTTTCTCAGAGAAGCGAAGACTAGGAAATGGCGCTTATGGAACAGTTTATTCAGGAAAACTTCAAAGCGACAATTGGGTAGCAATCAAAAGAATTATGAATAGACATACTGATAGCATTGAACAAGTCATTAATGAGATCAAGCTCCTTTCTTCAGTAAATCATCCGAATCTCGTTCGACTCTTGGGCTGCTGTATTGAAAAAGGTGAACAGATTCTTGTTTATGAGTTCATGCCTAATGGAACTTTGTCACAACATTTacaaagagaaaaaggaaatgcACTTCCGTGGCCTGTTCGCCTCACGATTGCTGCAGAAACTGCTCAAGCTATAGCTTATCTTCATAATGCAATGCACCCGCCAATATACCACAGAGATGTCAAGTCTAGTAACATACTCTTGGATTATAATTATAAGTCAAAAGTCGCGGATTTTGGACTTTCAAGACTCGGTATTATTGAATCATCTCATATTTCTACCGCGCCACAAGGAACTCCAGGATATCTTGACCCTCAGTATCATCAGAACTTTCAATTGTCTGATAAGAGTGATGTTTATAGCTTTGGCGTAGTTCTAGCAGAGATCATAACAGGACTAAAAGCAGTGGATTTTGCTCGTCCACAAGACGAAATAAACTTGGCTGCACTTGCTATTGATAGAATAGGAAAGGGTAATTTAGATGAAGTTATCGATCCATCTATCGAGCCACATATGGATGCTTGGACACTTTCATCTGTGCATAAGGTAGCTGAATTGGCATTCAGATGTCTAGCATTTCATCGCGATATGAGGCCATCGATGATGGAAGTGGCGATTGAATTGGAACAACTTAGGCTAAGCAAATGGGCAATTTCAGAAGATAATATTACAGCTTCATCAGAGGGATCTTCTATTTCATCAGCTTCTGATGTGAGTGAGAAACCACTGAACCTTTCAATTAAGAAGCGAGAAATCGATATAAAAGCTAATATATTTTTAACGGAAAAAATAAAGGATTATTCTCCTGTTTCAGTACAAGATCCATGGAAAAGTGAGCAAAGCTCTCCATCTTGTAATAGTTTGCTCAATCATATAGTCAAGTAA
- the LOC104108640 gene encoding allene oxide synthase 1, chloroplastic has translation MASSSFALPSLKLQFPTHKSSSSSRNKYSSSLQPIKSSVSEKPPYISSPGISPIQSKPTKLPIRKVPGDYGLPLVGPWKDRLDFFYNQGRDEYFKSRIQKHQSTVFRTNMPPGPFISFNPNVVVLLDGKSFPTLFDTSKVEKKDLFTGTFMPSTELTGGYRVLSYLDPSEPNHAKLKKLLFYLLSSRRNAVIPEFHNSYSELFETLENDLATKGKAGLNAANDQAAFNFLARSLYGVNPIDTKLGTDGPKLIGKWVLFQLHPLLILGLPKVLEDLVIHTFRLPPALVKKDYQRLYNFFYENSTSILDEAERTGISREEACHNLLFATCFNSFGGMKIFFPNMLKWIGRAGVKLHTQLAQEIRSVIKSNGGKITMGAIENMQLMKSVVYESLRIEPPVASQYGRAKRDMVIESHDAAFEIKEGELLYGFQPFATKDPKIFDRSEEFVADRFIGEEGEKLLKHVLWSNGSENESPSINNKQCVGKDFVVLVSRLLLVELFLRYDSFEIEVGASPLGASITLTSLKRASF, from the coding sequence TTTCCTCTCCAGGGATTTCTCCGATCCAATCTAAACCTACAAAACTCCCGATCCGAAAAGTCCCTGGAGACTACGGGCTACCATTGGTCGGTCCGTGGAAGGACCGACTTGATTTCTTTTACAATCAAGGGAGAGATGAGTATTTCAAATCTCGAATCCAAAAACATCAGTCTACTGTTTTTCGAACCAACATGCCACCTGGTCCTTTCATTTCCTTCAATCCAAACGTTGTCGTTTTGCTCGACGGTAAAAGTTTCCCCACCCTTTTTGATACTTCTAAGGTTGAGAAAAAAGATCTTTTCACCGgcacttttatgccttctactGAGCTCACAGGTGGTTACCGTGTTCTTTCCTATCTTGATCCTTCTGAACCAAATCACGCCAAGTTAAAGAAACTGCTGTTTTATCTCCTTTCATCTCGACGCAATGCAGTAATTCCCGAGTTTCACAACAGCTATTCCGAGCTTTTTGAGACACTAGAAAATGACTTAGCCACTAAAGGAAAAGCTGGACTAAACGCAGCAAATGATCAAGCAGCGTTTAACTTTCTTGCTCGATCTTTATATGGAGTTAATCCGATAGATACCAAACTTGGAACTGATGGACCTAAGTTAATTGGCAAATGGGTGTTGTTTCAGCTTCATCCTTTGCTAATTCTTGGCCTTCCTAAAGTTCTTGAAGATCTTGTTATTCATACTTTTAGGCTCCCTCCTGCTTTAGTGAAAAAAGACTACCAAAGATTGTACAATTTCTTCTACGAGAACTCAACTTCCATTCTTGATGAAGCTGAAAGAACTGGTATTTCACGTGAGGAAGCTTGTCACAATTTGCTATTTGCAACGtgtttcaattcttttggagggATGAAAATCTTTTTTCCCAATATGTTGAAATGGATTGGCAGAGCTGGGGTTAAACTCCACACTCAATTAGCTCAAGAGATTCGGTCAGTCATTAAATCAAACGGCGGAAAAATCACAATGGGTGCAATAGAAAACATGCAACTAATGAAATCTGTAGTGTACGAATCCCTACGTATTGAACCGCCAGTGGCATCACAATACGGCAGAGCAAAACGTGATATGGTGATTGAATCCCACGACGCAGCATTTGAAATTAAAGAAGGTGAGTTATTATATGGGTTTCAACCATTTGCAACTAAGGACCCCAAGATTTTTGACCGGTCTGAAGAGTTTGTAGCCGACCGGTTTATTGGAGAAGAAGGGGAGAAGTTATTGAAACATGTGTTGTGGTCTAATGGATCAGAAAATGAAAGCCCGTCGATAAATAACAAGCAGTGTGTAGGAAAAGATTTTGTGGTTTTGGTTTCAAGGTTGTTGTTGGTTGAATTGTTCCTTAGATATGATTCGTTTGAGATTGAGGTTGGTGCATCTCCTTTAGGTGCTTCTATTACCTTAACGTCCTTGAAGAGAGCTAGCTTTTGA